The Pseudomonas putida nucleotide sequence GGTGACGGAGATGTTGCCCTTGCCGCCCATCAGGATCAGCTCGACGGCAGTCGGGTCGTCGCCGGACATGACGATGAAGTCCTTGCTGACGCCATCGAGAATCGCCTTGGCACGGACCAGGTCGCCAGTGGCTTCCTTGATGCCGATGATGTTCGGCACGGTCGACAGGCGGATCACGGTCTCGGCCTGCATGTCACAGGAAGTGCGGCCCGGCACGTTGTAGAGGATCTGCGGAATGTCGACGGCTTCGGCGATGTGCTTGAAGTGCTGGTACAGGCCTTCCTGGGTCGGCTTGTTGTAGTACGGCACCACCAGCAGGCAGGCGTCGGCACCGGCATTCTTGGCGTTCTGGGTCAGGTGCACGGCTTCGGCAGTGGAGTTCGCACCGGTGCCGGCGATGACCGGAATACGCTTGTTGCTGTGCTTGACGCGTTCGACTACATGCTTGATGACCAGGATGTGTTCTTCGACATCCAGCGTGGCCGACTCACCGGTGGTGCCGACAGCGACGATCGCGTGGGTGCCGTTTTCCAGGTGGAAGTCTACAAGTTTGTCGAGGCTGTCCCAGTCCAGACGCCCTTGTGCATCCATGGGTGTGACCAACGCCACCATACTGCCCGCAATCATGTAACTGCTCCTGCCGGAAAAAGAGAGCGGTAATGGTACTGGGGGCATCGGCCTTGCACAAGCGAAGCAGGCAGGCGGAGCATTCCCCTCGGCGCCTTATTTCGCTACCCTTGATCCTTTGATCGGTGCAGCGCGGCCCGCCGGGCCGTCGACCCTGCTCCCCGGCCAGCGTCCACGTCCTCGCATGCGAGCCCCGGGCCCTGCCGACAGGAGGCTTTCGCCCGTCCTGCACCGACCGCTCATCGCTTTAGGAATGCTGCATGTCCACCCCCACCGTCCGCGAACAATTCCTTGTCATCAGCGCCCTGGGCCCCAACCCCATGGAGCTGGCCAACGTCCTCAGCCGCGCCGCCTTCGAAAACCGCTGCGCGGTGGTCACCTCGCGCCTGAGCCGCCACGGCGAGACCAGCGCCCTGGTGCTGCAGGTAGGCGGCAGCTGGGATGCCCTGGCGCGCCTCGAAGCCATGCTGCCGGGCCTGGGCAAGAAACACGGCCTGACCCTCGACGTGGTGCGCAGCGCCGACCAGGAAGTGCGCCCGCAGGCCCTGCCCTACGTGGCGTACGTCAGCGCCGCCTATCGCCCGGACATCATCAACGAACTGTGCCAGTTCTTCCTCGACCACCGCGTCGAGCTCGAAGCCATGACCTGCGACACCTACCTCGCGCCGCAGACCGGCAGCAGCATGCTCAACGCCCAGTTCACCGTGATCCTGCCGGCCGGCACCCAGATCAGCTGGCTGCGCGACCAGTTCCTGGACTTCGCCGATGCCCTGAACCTCGATGCCCTGATCGAGCCGTGGCGTCCACAGAACCCCATGTAAGGAAACCGACCATGGCAGTAGCACTCGACCAACCCGTCGCCGATTTCCAGGCCCAGGCCACCAGCGGCCAGACCGTCAGCCTGGCCGAGCTCAAGGGCCAGCAGGTGGTGGTGTACTTCTACCCGAAGGACAGCACCCCGGGCTGCACCACCGAAGGCCAGGGCTTCCGCGACCAGCATGACGCCTTTGCCGCCGCCAACACCGTGGTGTTCGGCGTGTCGCGCGACGGCATCAAATCGCACGAGAACTTCAAGGCCAAGCAAGGTTTCCCGTTCGAGCTGATCAGCGACAAGGACGAGGCCCTGTGCCAGCTGTTCGACGTGATCAAGCTGAAGAAGCTGTATGGCAAGGAATACATGGGCGTCGACCGCAGCACCTTCCTGATCGACAAAGGCGGTGTGCTGCGCCAGGAATGGCGTGGGGTGAAGGTGCCTGGGCATGTGGATGCCGTGTTGGCTGCGGCCCAGGCGCTGAACAAGGCCTGAGATTTTGGGGCCGCTTTGCGGCCCCAATTGCATCAAAGCATCGGTGAGACGCTGGCTTCCTGCCTGGGCCAGGCATCCAGCACGGCCTTGATCAAGGTCGCCAGCGGGATCGCAAAGAAGATCCCCCAGAACCCCCAAAGCCCGCCAAACAGCAGCACCGCACAGATGATCGCCACCGGGTGCAGGCTCACCGCCTCGGAGAACAGCAACGGCACCAGCACGTTGCCATCCAGCCCCTGGATGATCGCGTACACCGTCATCAGGTAGATGAACTGGTCACCCCAGCCCCACTGGAACAGCGCGATCAGCGTTACCGGCACGGTCACCACCACCGCGCCCACATAGGGCACCACCACCGACAGCCCCACCAGCAGCGCCAGCAACGCGGCGTAATTGAGCCCCAGGCTGATGAAGGCGATGTAGGTGGCAATCCCGCAGATCAGGATTTCGATACCCTTGCCGCGGATGTAGTTGGCGATCTGCCGGTTCATCTCGCTACCCACCCGGTTCAGCAAGGTGCGCTGACGCGGCAGGTAACTGCTAACCCAGCGTCCGATCAGCACCCGGTCCTTGAGGAAGAAGAACACCAGGATCGGCACCAACACCAGATAGATCATCGCATTGACCAACAGCGGCAGGCTCGACAGCGAGAAAGTCAGCGCCCATTGGCCGAACTTGCCGATTTCGCCACGTACCGATTCGATCGCATGCAACACCTGTTCATCCGAGACCAGATGCGGATATCGTTCAGGCAGCAGCAAGAGCAGCGACTGCCACTTGCCGAGCATCCCCGGCAGCTCGTTGAACAGGGTAATCAGCTGGTGCCAGAGCAGCGGCACCAGCACCAGCAGGAACACCGCCAGCGCCCCCATGAACAGGGCGAACACCAGCGTCACCGCCAGCCGGGTCGGCACGCGCAAGCGCTCCAGGGCATTGACCAGGCCCTGCATCAGGAACGCCAGGACCATGCCCGCCAGCACCGGCGCGAGCATGCCTCCGAGGGTGAGCACCGCAGTAAAGGCGAGGAACAGCAGGACCGCCAGCACCACTGCTTCCTCATCGGAGAAGTAGCGCTCTATCCAGTCGCGAAGCACTTTGAACATTGACGATCCTTGGGTTGGCTCAGGCCTTGCGGAGCCAGTAGGTGTAGGTACCGGCCTCGGCCGTTTCTTGCAGCAGGGTATGACCGGCAAGCTGGGCGAAAGTGCGGAAGTCGCGCTGCGAACCGGCATCGGTGGCGATGACTTTCAGGATCGCGCCGCTGGCCAGGCGGTTGAGTTCCATCTTCGCCTTGAGCAGCGGCAGCGGGCAGTTCAGCCCGCTGGCGTCGAGTTCGGCGTCGCAGGTCAGGGTGTCACTCATCGGGCGCGTCTCCGGGGCGGGGCGTAAGTCTTGGGAAAAGCTCGGTAGCATACCGCCACTGGTCTGCTCCGCGCGACCCGGCTACAGTAAGGCTTTTTCATCGACGCGAGCTTCTGCATGAATCTACTGCGCCCCACCCTGCTGGCGCTGGCCTGCCTGATGGCCCTTCCTGGCCACGCCGACGACCTGCCGTCACTGGGCGACGCCAGTTCCGCGATCGTTTCACCCAAGCAGGAGCACGACCTCGGCCGAGCCTGGCTGAGCTTGCTGCGTGGCCAGGTCAACCAGCTCAATGACCCACAGCTCAAGGATTACGTCGAGACCACCGTCTACCGCCTGGCCGAAACCAGCCAGCTGCAGGACCGTCGCCTGGAGTTCATCCTCATCGACAGCCGCGAGCTCAACGCCTTTGCTGCGCCTGGCGGCATCGTCGGCGTCAACGGCGGCCTGTTCCTCAATGCCCAGACCGAAGGCGAGTACGCCTCGGTACTGGCGCACGAACTCGCGCACTTGTCGCAACGCCACTTCGCCCGCGGCGTCGAGGCCCAGCAGCGTATGCAGCTGCCGATGATGGCGGCGCTGCTGGCCGGCATTGTGCTGGCGGCAGGCGGCGCAGGCGATGCCGGCATCGGCATGATCGCCGGCACGCAGGCGGCGGCAATCCAGGAACAACGGCGCTTCTCGCGGCAGAACGAACAGGAAGCCGACCGCGTCGGCATCCAGAACCTGGAAAGGGCCGGTTACGATCCGCGTAATATGCCGACCATGTTCGAACGCCTGGCTCGCCAGTACCGCTTCGACGCCAAGCCGCCAGAATTCCTGTTGACTCACCCAGTAACCGAATCGCGTATTGCCGACACCCGCAACCGCGCCGAACAGGCGCCCAAGGGTGGCGTCGAGGATAGCCAGCGCTACCAACTGATCCGCGCCCGCGTGGCACTCACCTACGAGGGCACCCCGGGCCTGGCAGCCAAGCGCTTCCGCGCCCAGCTCGACGAAGACCCGAAACTGGACGCTGCGCGCTACGGCCTGGCCCTGGCGCAGATCAAGGGTGGGCAGCTCAACGAAGCGCGGGAAAACCTCAAGCCGCTGCTGGCCAAGGCCCCCAACGACATCACCTACAACCTGGCGCAGATCGACCTGGACATCACCAACAACCGCCTGGCCGACGCGCAGCAACGCGCGGAGCGCATGCAGGGGTTGTACCCGGGCAACTACCCGCTGAAACAGGTGCGCGCCGACCTGCTGGTCAAACAGAACAAGCCGGCCGAAGCGGAGAAGGTGCTGGACGACCTGCTCAAGAGCCGGCCGGATGACCCGGACGTCTGGTACGACATGGCTGAAGTGCGCGGGTTGTCGGGCAACACCATCGGTCTGCACCGCGCGCGTGCCGAATACTTCACGTTAGTAGGGGATTTCGACCAGGCGGTACAGCAGCTGGATTACGCCAAGCGTCGGGCAGGCAGCAACTTCCCGCTGGCCTCGCAGATCGACCAGCGCCAGCGCGAGGTCATGGAACAGAAGCGCATGGTTCAGGAAATGATGGGGCGCTGATAATTTGGGGGCGCTTGCGCCCCCAGCAATTTCAGGCGTTACCGGAGAGTTTCAGGCGAGCCGCCTGGGTAAAGTCCAGCATGCGGTTCAGTGGCTTGATTGCCTTCGGTACCAACGCTGGGTCAACGAAAATCTCGTCCCCCCCATTGCGCAGGCAATGCAACACCCGCTCCAGGGTATTCATCGCCATCCACGGGCAGTGCGCACAGCTGCGGCACGCCGCGCCGTTACCGGCTGTCGGCGCTTCGACGAATTCCTTGTCCGGGCACAGCTGCTGCATCTTGTAGAAGATGCCGCGGTCGGTGGCGACGATGAAGGTCTTGTTCGGCAGGGTCTGCGCCGCCTTGATCAGCTGGCTGGTGGAGCCCACCGCGTCGGCCAGCTCGATTACCGCTTCCGGCGACTCCGGGTGTACCAGGATGGCAGCATCCGGATACAGCGCCTTCATATCGGCCAGCTGGCGCGACTTGAACTCTTCGTGAACGATGCAGGCACCGTCCCACAACAGCATGTCGGCACCGGTCTGCTTCTGGATGTAGCGGCCCAGGTGCTGGTCCGGGCCCCAGATGATGGTCTCACCGTTGTCCATCAGGCTTTCGACGATTTCCAGCGCGCAGCTCGACGTCACCACCCAGTCCGCCCGCGCCTTCACCGCAGCGGAGGTGTTGGCATAAACCACCACGGTACGCTCAGGGTGCTGGTCGCAGAAGGCCGAGAATTCCTCGACCGGGCAGCCCAGGTCGAGCGAACAGGTGGCCTCCAGGGTCGGCATCAGCACGCGCTTTTCCGGGGTAAGGATCTTGGCGGTTTCGCCCATGAAGCGCACACCGGCGACGATCACCGTCTCGGCCGGGTGGTTCTTGCCGAAGCGGGCCATTTCCAGCGAGTCGGACACGCAGCCGCCGGTTTCTTCGGCCAGCGCCTGGATGACCGGGTCGCAGTAATAATGGGCTACCAGCACGGCATTCTGCGCTTTCAGCTCGGCAGCAATGGCCGCACGGTATTCGGCCTCCTGCTCGGCGGTCAGCGGGTTGGGCTGCTTGGCGTCAAGGTGGGCCTGAACCAACAGGCGTTCGGAAATCTGGGTCATGATCGCTGGACCTGCAGGCGCGCGTGCGCGTCAAATCGAGTGTATCACCCGGCCCTGGCAGATCGGCTAGGGGTGCCGGACGGCAGGCGTGCCGCCACGGCCCTCTGCGGGCGCGGATTATTATCGGACGCCGAAGGCTACAGACAATCAGGAGAATTCAAAAGCGGTTTTTGTGATGCCTGTGCTGGCCGCGAAGAAGCCAGCACAGGCAGAACATCAGCCCTGCGGCTGCATGGCGGCAAAATGTGCGGCCAGCAGCATGGCGAACTCTTCGACGGTCATCTTCTTGCCGTTGAAGTCGACCATGCCATCGGCATAGTGCAGGCTCGACACCACATCGTTGCCCTGCACGGTGGCCATGCCGCTCTGCACCGCCATCATGCCGACCATCTCCCCAGCCTGGCTCGATTGCGAAGCAATCGCCTGGGCATCGGTCTGCCCTTCCAGCAGCGCCTGCAAGGTCGCCAGGTCACCGATCATCGGCTTGGACAACGACAGCTTGCTCTTCACCTCGGTGATCAGCTGCTTGCTCAACTGGTCAGGCGGCAGGTCGAACGAGGCCGGGCTGGCGAAATCCATCGACAGGTCGAAACGGCTCTCGCCATTGGCAGTGCGGAACGCCAGGTTTTCAATGGCCAGCTTGGGCTTGGAGGCCAGCAATTGTTGCAGGTCGCCGTGGAACCTGGCTTTTTCCGCCTCATCCATCTGGATTTCCGGCACCGGCTGCCCGGCCGCCTGAGCCGCTTCGAACTCCGGCAGGTGGGCCTGGTACCACTTCGACAGCGACTGCAAGGCTGGGGCATTGAGCGACTTGATGCTCACACCCATCTGCGCATTACCCACTGCGCGGCCATCCCAGGTGATGTCCGCGACCCGGTAGTCCACGCGGCCACCCACGGTGTCCGGGCCATCCAAGGTTTGCAGAAGGTTCTGCTCCAGGCCCTTGAGCACCAGCACCTGCTGCTTGTCACCCAAGGTCGCCTTGGCCTCGGCCAGCAGCAGGTCGACATTGCCGACGTACACGGCGTCATGCTTGCTGGCCGCCAGGTTGCCACCCACCTTCAACCCCGAGAGCTCGAGGGTGGCCGGCGGATGGTCCTCGCCAACCAGCTTCATCACGAAGCGATCCGCGCTGCCATGGAACTTCGACGCCTTGCCTTCCTGATCGCCGCTGACCTCCAGCGACATCCCCGAGAAATCCAGGCTGCTGCCGTCGGCATCGGTACGCTTGAGCGGTGCCACGGTAATGTTGCTGTCGACGTTGCCCGAGAAGCCCAGGCTGGTATGCGCACTGATCGGCGACTGCTCGCCTGCGGCAGCGAACCACGGCGCAGTGAGGTCATCCTTCTGCAGGCTACTGCTGCTCGCGGCCAGCACCGGCACCAGTTTCAGCGCCTTGACCCGCGACCACGGGAACGGGCCATGCTCGATCTGGTCGGTCATGCCGAGGTCAAAACTGACCACTTCGCCGTGGCCAAGGTTGATGTCCTTGGCCTTGAGCCGATACTGCGCAGTACTGCTGAAGAAATGCTGATCGAGCGAGACCAGCTCGACGGTCATGCTGCCGCCATAGTTGGTCAGCGCCTTCTTGAGCTGTTCGTTGCTGCGGCTAACGGCGTTGTCCAGCTCGCCAGGCAGCTGTTTGCCGGTGTACCAGGCGCCAGCGGTGGTCACGACGGCGATGGCGATGGCCAGGCCGGAAAGGATGCCTACTGATTTCTTCATGAATAGAACCGATCGATGTCCATATGGGCGGGTGCAAAAGGATATCACTGCGGTGACAGGCGGGTGACGACGCCTGGGCAGAAATGGCGATTTGGGAAATGTCCGACAATCCAGCAGATCGTTAATTTTTACGAACATTCAAGTCGATCGAAACCGCAAAAAAACGCGCAAAAACCGAACATTCAAGCCGTTTAACCGATAAATATTTCAATTTAGCAACATCTTGTCATGTTTAACTTGACGCCTACCTATCAATCGTTTTTTATTTTCACCACCTCGCCCAGCGCCCGATCCACGAAGAAGAAAAAGTCGCGCCGTCATGATGCTCGGATGCCCCTGCCCGCACACTTCAACCTCCTCGCCAAGGCACTGCCAGCCTGACGCCGGCGCCTAGCACGCGCCTATCTCTGCTCCAAACAAAAAGGTGAACAACATGGAGCCACACCAGCATGCAGCATGACCACAACGCCACCGGCAACGGCCAATTCCGTAAATCCCTGCGCCTCTGGCACGTGGTCATCATCGGTCTGGCGTACCTTACGCCCATGACCGTGTTCGACACTTTCGGCATCGTGTCCGGCGTTACCAACGGCCACGTCCCCAGCGCCTACCTGCTGGCCCTGGCCGGCGTTCTGTTCACCGCAGTGAGCTACGGCACACTGGTCCGCCGCTTCCCGCAGTCCGGCTCCGCCTACACCTACACCCAACGCGCCATCAACCCGCACGTGGGCTTTCTGGTCGGCTGGTCTTCGCTGCTGGATTACCTCTTGCTGCCCATGGTCAACGCGCTGCTGGCCAAACTCTACCTTTCGGCCATGTTCCCTGAAGTGCCGGCATGGATGTGGGTGGCCGGCTTCGTCACCCTGATCAGCCTGATCAACATGCGCAGTATCAACCTGGTCGCGCATTTCAACCTGCTGTTCGTGGTCGTGCAGCTGATGATCATGTCGGTGTTCATCTACCTCTGCGTTCGTGGCCTGGACCAGGGCGAAGGGCTGGGAACCACCTGGAGCCTGCTGCCATTCGCCGACTCGCAGACGCACCTCAGCGCCCTGGCTGCCGGCGCAACCATCCTGTGCTTCTCGTTCCTGGGCTTCGACGCTGTCACCTGCCTGTCCGAAGAAACCAAGGACCCGGGCAAGATCATCCCACGGGCAATCTTCCTCACTGCCCTGATCGGCGGCGTGGTGTTCATCGCTGTGTCGTATTTCATGCAGGCGTACTTCCCGACCAACGCACGCTTCCAGGACCCGGAAGCAGCATTGCCTGAAATCGCCTTGTATGTCGGTGGCAAGCTGTTCCAGTCGATCTTCATCGCCTGCACGGTGATCAATACCATCGCCTCGGGCCTGGCTTCGCAAACCAGCGTGTCGCGCCTGCTGTACGTCATGGGCCGCGACAACGTGATCCCGAGCAGCGTGTTCGCCCGCCTGCACCCGCGCTACAAGACCCCGATCGTGAACATTGCCGTGGTCGGCGTTATCGCCCTTTCGGCAATCTTCTTCGACCTGGTCACCGCCACCTCGATCATCAACTTCGGCGCTCTGGTCGCGTTCAGCTTCGTCAACTTGTCGGTGATCAACCACTGCTATCTGCGCGAGGGTAAACGCCAGGGGCTGGCCAACAAGATGAAGTACCTGGTGCTGCCGACCATCGGCTTCTGCATCATCGCCAAGCTCTGGCTCGACCTCAACGAGAACTCGTTGATCTTCGGCGGCCTCTGGGCACTGGCGGGGCTGCTGCACCTGGCCTGGCTGACCAAGGCCTTCCGGGTCTCGCCACCGAACTACGTCGCTGATTGACACCAGCCACCGACAACGCCCGCGCCTGAACGCGGGCGTTGTTGTTGAACGATAAGGAAAGTCCTCATGCTGCTGCGTCGCCTGTCCATCCAGTGGAAGATCACCCTGCTCACCGGCCTCTGCCTGCTGGTCATCGTCGCCTTGCTGGTCGCCAGCTCACTGACTCAGTCGCGGCGTAGCGCGGCGCTGGTCAACCAGGCCAGTACCGAAATGCTCGAACACAGCGCACGCCTGCGCCTGCAGGCCCACGCCGAGACCCAGGCGTTGCGCATCCAGCGCTACTTCATGGACGCCTACCAGTACGGCAACGGCTTCGCCCGCCTGGTACAGGTGCTCAAGGCCAAGGGCGGCACCGACCTGCGTGCCGAATTGACCCGTCAGGCCCACGCCAGCCTGGCCGGCAACCCGGACGTGATCGGCCTGTACCTGGTGTTCCAGCCCAATGCGCTCGACCACCTGGATAACCAGTTCATCGGCCAGGAGACCAGCGGCAGCAACGAAAGCGGGCGCTTCTCACTGTATTGGTCGCAACCTCGCCCAGGCACCCTGGACCTTGAGGCGATGCCCGAATCGATGCTGAACGACAGCAGCCCTGGCACCAATGGCCTGGCCAAGAACCGCTGGCTGACCTGCCCGCAGGAAACCGCCAGGGCCTGTGTACTCGAGCCTTACCTCGACGACGTCAATGGTCACCAGGTACTGATGACCAGCATCGCCCTGCCCCTGCTGGAAAACGGCAAGGTGGTCGGTGTGGTCGGCCTGGACATCGGCCTGGACAACCTCCAGCAACTGAGCCTGGATGGCCGCCAGGAACTGTTCGACGGCCAAGGCCAGGTCAGCATCGTCAGCGCTGCCGGCCTGCTCGCCGGGCACAGCCGTGACGCCAGCAAGCTGGGCCAGCCACTTGACAAGGAGGTGGATCAGGGCCTGCTGCGCGTGGCACGGCCGTTCGCGCCGATTCCTGACGCCACCCCCTGGCAGGTGCAACTGGAACTGCCAGAAGCAGTGCTGCAAGCGCCGGCCCTGGCCCTCAACCAGCGCCTGGACAGCCATAATCGGAGCGCCAACCTGACCAGCCTGCTGATCGGCCTGGGCGCCGCCATCATCGGCCTGCTGCTGGTCTGGCTGACTGCGCGTGGCGTTACCCGGCCGATCCTCGCCGTGGCCGCCCGCCTGGAGGACATCGCCAGCGGCGAAGGCGACCTGACCCGCCGCCTGGACTACGCCCGCCAGGACGAACTGGGCCAGCTGACGGGCTGGTTCAACCGCTTCCTCGACAAGCTGCAACCGGTGATCGCCCAGGTCAAAGGTTCGCTGCTCGAAGCCCGCGGCACCGCCGACCAGTCCGCCGCAATCGCCAGCCAGACCAGCAATGGCATGCAGCAACAGCAACGGGAAATCGAACAGGTCGCCACCGCCGCCAACGAAATGAGCGCTACCGCCCAGGATGTCGCCCACAACGCAGCCCAGGCAGCACAGGCAGCACGCGGTGCCGATCAGGCCAGCCGCGAAGGCTTGCAGCTGATTGCCAGCACCCGCCAGACCATCGACCAGCTGGCAACCGGCATGGACACCGCCATGGACGAGGCCCGTGCGCTGGAGCAGCGCAGCGAACAGATCGGCTCGGTGCTCGAGGTGATCCGCGCGATTGCCGAGCAGACCAACCTGCTGGCCCTCAACGCCGCCATCGAAGCCGCACGCGCAGGCGAGGCCGGGCGTGGTTTTGCCGTGGTCGCCGACGAAGTGCGCAGCCTGGCCCAGCGCACCCAGGTGTCGGTGGAAGAGATTCGCCAAGTGATCGAAGGGCTGCAGCAAGGCACCCAGGACGTGGTCGGTGCCATGCATGAAGGCCAGCGCCAGGCCCAGGCCAGCGCCACGCGCATGGAACAGGCGCTGCCCGCACTGGAGCGCATCGGCGAGGCCGTGGCGGTGATCAGCGACATGAACCTGCAGATTGCCTCGGCGGCCGAGGAACAGAGTGCGGTGGCCGAGGAAGTGAACCGCAATGTGGCCGGGATTCGCGACGTGACCGAGTCACTGTCGGGCCAGGCCGATGAATCGGCACGCATCAGCCAGGCGCTGAATCGACTGGCCAACCAACAACAGGCGCTGATGGAGCAGTTTCGCGTCTAGCCTGTAAGGGCCTCTTCGCGGGCAAGCCCGCTCCCACAGGAATAACGCAAGCCTTGAGTGTTGCGCTGTCCCTGTGGGGTTTATCGGAGCGCCGAACCGCCGCGAAGAGGCCGGCACAGCCAACACAGCAACATCGTTATTGACCGAGCAAAACACATGCAAACCGCAACCCGATCTTCTTTCTTCGACATCACCAGCGAACAGGGCCTGTTACGCACCTCGATCGCCGTCACCCTGTTCATCGCCACTATCGGCATCGGCTTCGGCCTGGCCTCCGGCTCGTTCTCGATCGTCTTCGACGGCGTCTACTCGCTGGTCGATGCCAGCATGAGTGGCCTGTCACTGGTGGTGGTCAAACTGATCACTTCCCACGCCACCAGCCTGCAACTCTCGCGCAAGCTGCGCGAGCGCTTCACCATGGGCTTCTGGCACCTGGAACCGATGGTTCTGGCACTCAATGGCATCCTGCTCAGCGGCGTCGCCATCTACGCGCTGATCAACGCGGTCAGCAGCCTGCTGCAAGGTGGTCGCCACCTGGAGTTCGGCATCGCGATGGTCTATGCGCTGCTGACCGTGGTCGCCTGCGCGACCATCGCCGTGGTCGAGAACCGCGCCAACCGCAAACTGAAGTCGGACTTCGTGCGCATGGACGTCAAAGGCTGGGTGATGTCGGCCAGCATCACCGCCGCGCTGTTGATTGCCTTCTGCTTCGGCTACGCAGTGCAAGGTACGCAGTGGGAGTGGGTGTCGCCGTACATCGACCCGGCGGTACTGGCATTGGTGTGCCTGGTGATCATTCCGCTGCCGCTGTCGGTCGTGCGCCAGGCACTGTCGGAGATCTTCCTGGTGACGCCGGGGGACCTGAAGCTGCACGTGGACGAGGTGGCACGCGAGTTCGTGGCGCGGCACGGCCTGCAGTCATACAGGGCCTATGTGGCCAAGGTCGGGCGCTCGCGGGAGATCGAGCTTTACTTCATCGTGCCGAAGACCATGGCGGCGAAGACCATCGATGAATGGGATGCGTGGCGCAATGAGATCGGCGATGCGGTAGGCGGCGAAGGGCCGGACCGCTGGATTACCGTGGTGTTTACCGGGGACCCAGAGTGGGCTGAGTAATCAGGAGGGGCGCCCTGCGCCCCGGCACCAGCCAGCCATGAACGACAAAGCCCGCGACCATGACTGGTTGCGGGCTTTGTCTTACTGCATATGGTGGGTCGTGTAGGATTCGAACCTACGACCAATTGGTTAAAAGCCAACTGCTCTACCAACTGAGCTAACGACCCGTTGGATGGCGCGTATAATACTGATTTCTAACGGGAAATCAATACCTGAGCAAACCTTTTGTCAGAAGTAGCGAGTCGGGTCTTCTACACCCGCCGCCTTGAAACCGTCAGCACGCAGGCGGCAACTGTCGCACTTGCCACACGCCTGGCCTTCATCATTGGCCTGATAGCAGGAGACCGTCAGGCTGTAGTCCACGCCACGGGCAATACCCGCCTGCACGATCTGCGCCTTGCTCATGTTCTGCAGCGGCGCCTGGATGCGGAAACCCTGCCCTTCGACGCCCGCCTTGGTAGCCAGGTTGGCCATGCGCTCGAACGCCTCGACGAATTCCGGGCGGCAATCCGGGTAACCG carries:
- a CDS encoding cation diffusion facilitator family transporter — protein: MQTATRSSFFDITSEQGLLRTSIAVTLFIATIGIGFGLASGSFSIVFDGVYSLVDASMSGLSLVVVKLITSHATSLQLSRKLRERFTMGFWHLEPMVLALNGILLSGVAIYALINAVSSLLQGGRHLEFGIAMVYALLTVVACATIAVVENRANRKLKSDFVRMDVKGWVMSASITAALLIAFCFGYAVQGTQWEWVSPYIDPAVLALVCLVIIPLPLSVVRQALSEIFLVTPGDLKLHVDEVAREFVARHGLQSYRAYVAKVGRSREIELYFIVPKTMAAKTIDEWDAWRNEIGDAVGGEGPDRWITVVFTGDPEWAE
- a CDS encoding APC family permease, giving the protein MQHDHNATGNGQFRKSLRLWHVVIIGLAYLTPMTVFDTFGIVSGVTNGHVPSAYLLALAGVLFTAVSYGTLVRRFPQSGSAYTYTQRAINPHVGFLVGWSSLLDYLLLPMVNALLAKLYLSAMFPEVPAWMWVAGFVTLISLINMRSINLVAHFNLLFVVVQLMIMSVFIYLCVRGLDQGEGLGTTWSLLPFADSQTHLSALAAGATILCFSFLGFDAVTCLSEETKDPGKIIPRAIFLTALIGGVVFIAVSYFMQAYFPTNARFQDPEAALPEIALYVGGKLFQSIFIACTVINTIASGLASQTSVSRLLYVMGRDNVIPSSVFARLHPRYKTPIVNIAVVGVIALSAIFFDLVTATSIINFGALVAFSFVNLSVINHCYLREGKRQGLANKMKYLVLPTIGFCIIAKLWLDLNENSLIFGGLWALAGLLHLAWLTKAFRVSPPNYVAD